From one Triticum urartu cultivar G1812 chromosome 3, Tu2.1, whole genome shotgun sequence genomic stretch:
- the LOC125548702 gene encoding signal recognition particle 54 kDa protein 2-like isoform X1 — MVLAQLGGSLSRALARMTSTTVVDERVLGDCLNEITRALLQADVQFDMVRGMQASVKRAIDLGTLAAGTDKRRVIKGAVVDELCNMLDAGKPAFAPKKGKPCVVMFVGLQGSGKTTTCMKYAHYHQKIGFKPALVCADTFRAGAFDQLKQNATKIMVPFYGSYMESDPVKIAAEGVERFRKENCDLIIVDTSGRHKQEAALFEEMRQVSEATKPDLVIFVMDSSIGQAAFAQAQAFRQSVPVGAVIVTKMDGHAKGGGALSAVAATKSPVIFIGTGEHKDELEDFDVRPFVGRLLGMGDLPGLMKKARQVVPADQQPDLMKRLMEGNFTLRLMYEQFQNLGKIGSIDQIFSMLPGFSSELMPQGHEKQGEAKIKRYMTMMDSMTDAELDSENPKLMKESRIIRIARGSGRPVKDVLDMLEEYKRLAKVWTNVIKRLRKSNKGNTNPQHISKSLPPELLAQIGGIGGLRSLLNQTVSKEMGGGDR, encoded by the exons ATGGTGCTCGCGCAGCTCGGCGGGAGCCTCTCCCGCGCGCTGGCGCGGATGACGAGCACCACGGTCGTCGACGAGAGGGTCCTCGGCGACTGCCTCAACGAGATCACCCGCGCGCTCCTGCAGGCCGACGTCCAGTTCGACATGGTCCGCGGCATGCAGGCCAGCGTCAAGCGCGCCATCGACCTCGGGACGCTCGCCGCCGGCACCGACAAGCGCCGCGTCATCAAGGGG GCCGTCGTCGATGAGCTGTGCAACATGTTGGACGCCGGGAAGCCCGCCTTCGCTCCCAAGAAAGGGAAGCCGTGCGTGGTTATGTTTGTTGGTTTGCAAG GTTCTGGGAAAACTACCACTTGTATGAAATATGCTCATTATCATCAGAAGATAGGATTCAAACCAGCACTGGTTTGTGCTGATACATTCAGGGCTGGTGCTTTTGATCAGTTAAAACAGAATGCGACAAAGATCATGGTTCCTTTTTATGGAAG CTACATGGAATCTGATCCAGTAAAAATTGCTGCTGAGGGCGTGGAGAGGTTTAGAAAAGAAAATTGCGATCTCATAATTGTAGATACAAGTGGAAGGCACAAACAAGAAGCAGCCCTCTTTGAAGAAATGCGCCAAGTTTCAGAAGCAACG AAACCAGACCTGGTAATATTTGTGATGGACAGTAGCATTGGTCAGGCTGCCTTTGCTCAGGCCCAAGCATTCAGGCAAAGTGTTCCGGTTGGTGCTGTAATTGTTACAAAAATGGATGGCCATGCGAAAGGAGGTGGCGCACTTAGCGC TGTCGCAGCAACGAAAAGTCCAGTGATATTTATTGGAACTGGAGAACACAAAGACGAGCTAGAAGATTTTGATGTGAGACCATTTGTTGGTCGCCTATTAG GTATGGGAGATTTGCCGGGCTTGATGAAGAAGGCTCGTCAAGTCGTACCCGCTGATCAACAACCTGACCTTATGAAGAGACTGATGGAAGGAAACTTTACTCTGAGACTTATGTACGAGCAATTCCAGAACCTTGGTAAAATTGGCTCTATTGACCAG ATCTTCTCCATGTTGCCTGGATTTAGTTCTGAATTGATGCCACAAGGACATGAGAAGCAGGGTGAGGCCAAGATAAAGCGGTATATGACGATGATGGATTCCATGACAGACGCAG AGCTTGACAGCGAAAATCCGAAGCTGATGAAGGAATCCCGAATTATTCGGATTGCTCGGGGATCTGGTCGGCCTGTCAAGGATGTCTTGGACATGCTGGAAGAATACAAACGGCTTGCGAAGGTGTGGACCAATGTAATAAAACGGCTAAGGAAGTCAAACAAAGGAAACACGAATCCTCAGCACATCAGCAAGTCTCTCCCTCCAGAGCTACTGGCTCAGATAGGCGGCATTGGTGGATTACGGTCTCTGCTGAATCAGACGGTCTCAAAAGAAATGGGCGGTGGTGATAGGTAA
- the LOC125548702 gene encoding signal recognition particle 54 kDa protein 2-like isoform X2, whose translation MVLAQLGGSLSRALARMTSTTVVDERVLGDCLNEITRALLQADVQFDMVRGMQASVKRAIDLGTLAAGTDKRRVIKGAVVDELCNMLDAGKPAFAPKKGKPCVVMFVGLQGSGKTTTCMKYAHYHQKIGFKPALVCADTFRAGAFDQLKQNATKIMVPFYGSYMESDPVKIAAEGVERFRKENCDLIIVDTSGRHKQEAALFEEMRQVSEATKPDLVIFVMDSSIGQAAFAQAQAFRQSVPVGAVIVTKMDGHAKGGGALSAVAATKSPVIFIGTGEHKDELEDFDVRPFVGRLLGMGDLPGLMKKARQVVPADQQPDLMKRLMEGNFTLRLMYEQFQNLGKIGSIDQIFSMLPGFSSELMPQGHEKQGEAKIKRYMTMMDSMTDAELDSENPKLMKESRIIRIARGSGRPVKDVLDMLEEYKRLAKSNKGNTNPQHISKSLPPELLAQIGGIGGLRSLLNQTVSKEMGGGDR comes from the exons ATGGTGCTCGCGCAGCTCGGCGGGAGCCTCTCCCGCGCGCTGGCGCGGATGACGAGCACCACGGTCGTCGACGAGAGGGTCCTCGGCGACTGCCTCAACGAGATCACCCGCGCGCTCCTGCAGGCCGACGTCCAGTTCGACATGGTCCGCGGCATGCAGGCCAGCGTCAAGCGCGCCATCGACCTCGGGACGCTCGCCGCCGGCACCGACAAGCGCCGCGTCATCAAGGGG GCCGTCGTCGATGAGCTGTGCAACATGTTGGACGCCGGGAAGCCCGCCTTCGCTCCCAAGAAAGGGAAGCCGTGCGTGGTTATGTTTGTTGGTTTGCAAG GTTCTGGGAAAACTACCACTTGTATGAAATATGCTCATTATCATCAGAAGATAGGATTCAAACCAGCACTGGTTTGTGCTGATACATTCAGGGCTGGTGCTTTTGATCAGTTAAAACAGAATGCGACAAAGATCATGGTTCCTTTTTATGGAAG CTACATGGAATCTGATCCAGTAAAAATTGCTGCTGAGGGCGTGGAGAGGTTTAGAAAAGAAAATTGCGATCTCATAATTGTAGATACAAGTGGAAGGCACAAACAAGAAGCAGCCCTCTTTGAAGAAATGCGCCAAGTTTCAGAAGCAACG AAACCAGACCTGGTAATATTTGTGATGGACAGTAGCATTGGTCAGGCTGCCTTTGCTCAGGCCCAAGCATTCAGGCAAAGTGTTCCGGTTGGTGCTGTAATTGTTACAAAAATGGATGGCCATGCGAAAGGAGGTGGCGCACTTAGCGC TGTCGCAGCAACGAAAAGTCCAGTGATATTTATTGGAACTGGAGAACACAAAGACGAGCTAGAAGATTTTGATGTGAGACCATTTGTTGGTCGCCTATTAG GTATGGGAGATTTGCCGGGCTTGATGAAGAAGGCTCGTCAAGTCGTACCCGCTGATCAACAACCTGACCTTATGAAGAGACTGATGGAAGGAAACTTTACTCTGAGACTTATGTACGAGCAATTCCAGAACCTTGGTAAAATTGGCTCTATTGACCAG ATCTTCTCCATGTTGCCTGGATTTAGTTCTGAATTGATGCCACAAGGACATGAGAAGCAGGGTGAGGCCAAGATAAAGCGGTATATGACGATGATGGATTCCATGACAGACGCAG AGCTTGACAGCGAAAATCCGAAGCTGATGAAGGAATCCCGAATTATTCGGATTGCTCGGGGATCTGGTCGGCCTGTCAAGGATGTCTTGGACATGCTGGAAGAATACAAACGGCTTGCGAAG TCAAACAAAGGAAACACGAATCCTCAGCACATCAGCAAGTCTCTCCCTCCAGAGCTACTGGCTCAGATAGGCGGCATTGGTGGATTACGGTCTCTGCTGAATCAGACGGTCTCAAAAGAAATGGGCGGTGGTGATAGGTAA
- the LOC125545002 gene encoding single-stranded DNA-binding protein, mitochondrial-like has product MSTKLLNSLSLTRLLGLRRNPIDLYTASRAWISSTSFSGVHEKNGMGVEADGDLADSWKDADFRGVYRAIICGCVGQVPVQKKLRNGHTVTVFTVGTGGMFDQRRVGAENLPMPAQWHRIAVHNAQLGAYAVQKLVKNAAVYVEGEIETRVYNDDINNLVKIVPEICVRYDGKIHLVQSGGSDVSKSLEELREGLF; this is encoded by the exons ATGAGCACGAAATTGCTCAACAGCTTGAGCCTGACGAGGCTCTTAGGACTGCGAAGAAACCCAATTG ACTTATACACAGCATCGCGAGCATGGATCTCTAGCACATCATTTTCTGGTGTTCATGAGAAGAATGGCATGGGCGTCGAGGCAGATGGTGATCTTGCAGATTCTTGGAAAGATGCTGACTTCCGTGGTGTTTATCGG GCCATTATTTGTGGCTGCGTTGGACAAGTGCCTGTGCAGAAAAAATTGAGGAACGGGCATACTGTGACTGTATTTACTGTCGGGACTGGGGGCATGTTTGACCAGAGGAGGGTAGGTGCTGAAAACTTGCCAATGCCAGCTCAGTGGCATCGCATAGCTGTTCATAATGCGCAGCTTGGTGCATATGCTGTTCAAAAGTTGGTTAAGAA TGCTGCAGTGTATGTTGAGGGTGAGATTGAGACTAGAGTCTACAATGATGACATCAATAATCTAGTGAAAATCGTACCTGAGATCTGTGTGCGGTATGATG GCAAGATACACTTGGTTCAATCTGGGGGCAGTGATGTCAGCAAATCATTGGAAGAGTTAA GGGAGGGGCTATTTTAG